The window AAGAGAGTGTAGGAAGATTGAGGGCAAAAAATACTTCATTGTTCCTCTTTACTGTGACAGCTCTCAGTTTTTCATACTCCGTTAGAGGAGGTGGAGGGGGTAGTTTCTGCAATTTCACATAAATTCATGTTAATATAGGTATGACGGAATTACTGGATTAATAAAGGGGTTACATACATGTACTTACATGTACTTAAACAACAATAATCTAACAAGAAAATTATAGGTATTACTGAATTATATGCTAACCTCCAGTTCATTTTCTCCCATACGCTCATCTTCATGAGTATCATGTAAACTCAACTTCCTCCTAACACTTGGAGGAGTTTCACAATCATCACCATCAGTGATTTCCTGCACTCTAGAAAGCCGTGGTGACTTCCGAGTACCCTCTAGGGGAAAGTTCTTTGAGTTCCTCTTCCCAGCCTTATCAACTTGGTTTGCCTTCTTATTCATCTTCTGTTGCTGTAGTTGATGAGTGGTTACAAACTGCCGCTTGACTTGCTTTTTAGCTATAAAGACATAAAAACAATAATTATGAGTTTGAATAAAATCTAAATATAGTAACACCTATATATTTCTGATGCCCCTACAATTAAGGTATATTTCTGAAATGAAATTAATATATTACCTGCTAAGATATCCTTTCTTGGCCGTATTATTACAAATGGCTGCATCTGATCCATTGGTTCGATAGTGCTATCAACGACATTGTCAAGATAAAAATCAACATTTTCACCGTCTGCAGCTCCTGCAGTTAATGAACACAAGTCCACATCATTGGACACCAACTGCCACCCCCCCTGCTTATCACCTTTTCTCATATAAATCCCTCCAATTTCTGAATATTCAAGGTCATCCTTGACATAATCCATCAATACAGGGTACGAAAACCTATCTACTTCGACATTCCTTATAATCAGTTCTTTACCACCGACATACCGTGTAGGCTGAAACTCACCCTGGTGGTACAACCTGAGATTTATGTATGCCATCCTACAAAAAATTGAGAAAGTATAATTAGATGAAATCATTAAAATAATCTGAGACATGGCACTTAAATAAAAAACACTTAAAAATAAACACTTAAAAGAAACATTAAAAGAGCAGTATGCAAGTCAATAAATTTAATAATGCTCTAAATTAAGAAGCGATCGCATAAAGAGCAGGGCAGATTTAAAACTAACAGAACATTATATTAAGAACAAGTTAATTAATTAaaagaaaatacattaaaacatgATAAATTAGGCAATTAAGAAGTCACTTCATTAACAGTTGATACATCAGAAACTAGGCCATTGATAGTTACATATTTCGAATTACAAATTTAAGTAGTTTCTTCGTTTGTTCTAGCCTTGATGGGGACTTGTCGTGTTGGGACATCATCTCTGCACCAGTTAATATCCGTGTCTGTTTCTAGAGGAACACTAGTGTGTAAATCATGTAAAACTGGATCCCCGGCTTCTTCATTTGCATTTTCAGCTTCGACATCGCACCAATCCCTTGGCAATTTCTTTATAACATTATACATCATCTTTTCAGTAGGATCTTCTACGTAGAAGACTTGCTGCACCTGTGAAGCTAGCACATATGGATCAGACTTCTGACATAATCTGTTAAAATTAACTCGAGTTAAACCATATACATCTTTCTCTTCCTTATACCAACAACACTTGAACACCACTACAGAAAATTCTCCCCAATAATCAACTTCAAAAATCTCTTCAATTGCTCCGTAGTAATTGACATCGCCGACCAGTGGATTTTGATCTTTTGAACTAGCAAAGCTAGTAGTCAAAGCAGTTAGAAATACCCCACTATTTTGGGTTGTACATTTAGCATCTCGGTACTTTGTATGGAATCGATATCCGTTAAGTACATAACCACTATACTTCTTCGCTGATTGATTAGGGCCCATTGCAAGCACTTCCAATTCCTTTGAAATGTTATCTTTTTTTCCGACCTCCCCCTTCATCCATTTCCAAAATCTTCAGAATGTTCTCTCTCACGATTGTATCTTTTTGACTTGGCTTGTCCTTCTATTAAGATTCGATGCTCCCTACAATAATTACCTAGTTAAAAATCAAGACAAAACAGGTTCTAATTCTATAACAGTTAAACACAATTAGTAGCTAGAATCTTACTCGATTAAACTATCAATTTCTTTATTCCCGCAGTTGAATAGAATATAACGATGAATAGCCATCCATTCAACTTCAACTAAATTCACAGCCTTTCCATCTTTATTTCTGCGTGAACCAATAGGAAATTCtactttttctggaaaactttcAAATTTTGCAGCCTTGGTAAATTTTGATCCTCCATGGCCACCCAAGAATCTTGAACAAAATATCAAGCATTCTTCGGCCAGGTAACCCTCGGCGATACATCCCTCTGGTTTAGATCTATTCCGCACATAAGATTTCAATTTATTTAAATAGCGCTCAATTGGCCACATGCTTCGAACATGGGCCGGTCCACCAAATACAATTTCTTGGCACAAGTGAATCAAAAGGTGGACCATCACATCAAAAAAAGCCTGAATGAATATAGTCTCAAATTGACAAATAATTTCAATTATTTCTGTTTGCAGCCTCTTAAGATCACTTAAGTCGATGACTTTACTCCAAATACCTCTTAAGAAGGCCCCTAATCTGATAAAAGGGATTGCAACCTCCGGTTTCAAAGATTTCTTCACTGCAAATTGTAATAAGTAGTGCATGAAAAAGTGAGCATCATGACTCTTATAGCCAGATACCTTTCTCTCCTTCATGTGCACACACCGGCTGATATTAGAGGCACTTCCATATGGGAATTTAGCATTTTTAAGGACAGAGCAGAATAAATCTTTCTCTTCATTTGTCATGTCGAATATCGCAGCCCTTATTTCAAGGTGTTTCCCGTCACTTGATAGAACAGGATGGAGGACCTTTCTGATGCCAAGTTCTTGCAAATCTAGGCGAGCTGCTATATGGTCTTTTGTTTTTCCAGCAATATTGAGCAATGTGCCAAGTACTTTATCACACACATTCTTCTCGATGTGCATAACATCAAGGTTATGTCGAGAAACATTGTGCTTCCAGTAAGGCAGATCAAAGAATATTGATTTTTTCTTGAAAGGCGAATTCGACTTAATCTTATTTTTTTggcgctttcttttcttctctgGTTTCTTCCCCCCAAAATGATTTACAAATCCTGCCAATAATTCTTCAATGTCTGTTCCAGTTAGAACCTCTGGACAACCTCTCAATTCAATTTGACCATTAAATTTTCTTTTATCAAGCCTCCATGGGTGTTCGGGATGGAGAAATCTCCTATGGTCCATGTAACACATTTTCCGACTATGTTTTAGGTACATAGAGGATGTTTCATAATTGCAAACTGGACAAGCTAGTCTTCCTTTTGTGCTCCATCCAGATAGCATTGCTAGCCCGGGAAAATCACTGATTGTCCAAAGTAAAGAAGCACGCAAGTTGAAAGTATGGTCAGTAAGGGCATCATAAGTCTCAATGCCTACTTCCCACAGCTCATTCAGTTCAGCAATTAAAGGTTGCATGAAGACATCTATATTATTCTTCGGAGACTCGGGACCAGATATGAGTGTCGAGAGAATTAGATTCTCTTGCTTCATACACAGCCAGGGGGGAATGTTGTAGTTAACCAAAATAATTGGCCAAGTACTATGACTTATGTTCATAGTACGAAAAGGATTGAAACCATCAGCGGCTAGGCCCAATCTGATGTTTCTGTTCTCGGATGAAAATTGAGGATAACGAGCATCCAATGCCTTCCAAGCCTCTGCATCAGCGGGATGTCGAAGTTTGCCGTCCTTTTTTCGACCTTTTGCATGCCATAACATCAGTTCTGATAACTCTTTGCTCATAAACATGCGTTGCAACCTTTTTTTGAGTGGAAAGTAGCGCATCACGTTTGCCGGGACCTTGTGAATTAACTTCTTCCCATTATTGTCCACGGCGCCTTTTTTTTCCACTACGACCCACCTTGAAGCACCGCAAGTTTTacaattttcttctttttcattttcagCCCAAAACAGCATACAATTATTGGGGCAGGCGTGTATCCTTTGATAATCGAGCCCTAAATCTTTAATAACATTCTTTGCCGCATTAAAAGACAAAGGAATGTGTGCTTCTGGAAAAGCATCTTTTATCAGCTCTAATAAATCCCCGAAACCCGACTCCGAAATCCCATGAATGCACTTTAAAGAGTACAGCCTAATGATAAAACTTAAGCGGGAAAATTTTTGCAGCCCGGATATAAGGGCTGCTTTCCTTCTTCAAGATGGCCATAAAATTTTTTGGCAT of the Apium graveolens cultivar Ventura unplaced genomic scaffold, ASM990537v1 ctg7555, whole genome shotgun sequence genome contains:
- the LOC141704210 gene encoding uncharacterized protein LOC141704210; translation: MLFWAENEKEENCKTCGASRWVVVEKKGAVDNNGKKLIHKVPANVMRYFPLKKRLQRMFMSKELSELMLWHAKGRKKDGKLRHPADAEAWKALDARYPQFSSENRNIRLGLAADGFNPFRTMNISHSTWPIILVNYNIPPWLCMKQENLILSTLISGPESPKNNIDVFMQPLIAELNELWEVGIETYDALTDHTFNLRASLLWTISDFPGLAMLSGWSTKGRLACPVCNYETSSMYLKHSRKMCYMDHRRFLHPEHPWRLDKRKFNGQIELRGCPEVLTGTDIEELLAGFVNHFGGKKPEKKRKRQKNKIKSNSPFKKKSIFFDLPYWKHNVSRHNLDVMHIEKNVCDKVLGTLLNIAGKTKDHIAARLDLQELGIRKVLHPVLSSDGKHLEIRAAIFDMTNEEKDLFCSVLKNAKFPYGSASNISRCVHMKERKVSGYKSHDAHFFMHYLLQFAVKKSLKPEVAIPFIRLGAFLRGIWSKVIDLSDLKRLQTEIIEIICQFETIFIQAFFDVMVHLLIHLCQEIVFGGPAHVRSMWPIERYLNKLKSYVRNRSKPEGCIAEGYLAEECLIFCSRFLGGHGGSKFTKAAKFESFPEKVEFPIGSRRNKDGKAVNLVEVEWMAIHRYILFNCGNKEIDSLIE